The following is a genomic window from Balneolales bacterium ANBcel1.
GTCTGTTTTCCATACGGTCGACCAGTTCGCCTATTTTTTCAACCTCTTCTTGAAGCGTTAAAAACCCGGTTTGTGACTGCTCGAGCTGTTCGTCGGAGGCGAGACCGCGCTCGTGCAGGTCCTGCAGTCTTCTGTACTCACGTTCAGCTGCCTGCTTCCGAATTTCGGCGATGCCAAGCCTGGCCCGGTTCTCCATCAAATCCATCTGAAGGGATTCGTAGTTGAGCAGGTTTCTCTGCTGGTCGGCGATGGGATCCATGGAAAGACGGATGAGTTCAATTTCCGCGAGAACGACGGAAAGTTCGGCCTCAACGATTCTCGGATCGGTGGTAATCAGCCGGCCGATCTGGTCGCCTGCCGATACGGTATCAAAAGGCCTTACGGAAATATCGGCCAGGGATCCATTCTGCGGACTTCGTATCTCCGCCTGTTGCCCCACCACATATCCCACCATATTGGCGGCATCAACACGGTCCTTCCAGAGATAGGCAACCACAAGAGCGACAAGGGCAAAAATCAAAAATGGTAGAATGCGCACACGCATTTCCCGCCACTTTCGTGACGGCGGTACCGGTATTTTATCAAAATTTTCTGCCATGGCTATACTAACGATATACTTAGACTTCCGATTCTTCCTCGGCTTTCATTGTGGTTACGCGTGATATGGAGGCATTGGCCTGAAGGTCACTTAGAAGATCATGTACACGGTCGGGATCGCGCAGCAACAGCCGGTAGGAGAGGTCTGCGCCCTCCTCGTCATGGCCGGATCGCTGGCTGGCCATTTGAATTTTCAGTGCATGACGCTCGAGCAGGTGCTGCAGCCCCGGCAGCTTCTTCAGGGAATCGGCCCAGTGCAGGTTCAGGATGAGGTCATATCGCTGGCGGGCGCCGAACGAGGTAAACCACAGATAGAAGAGCACCATGGACGCGACCAGGGTTCCGATAAGCGCCGTTGAATATTTTTGTGTTCCGCAGGCCATTCCGATTACGATGAGGCTCAGGATATATACCGTGTCAAGGGTATCCCGCACGATATTCCGGAACCGGACAATGGCGAATACGGCCATGAGACTGAAAGCGGTAACCAGGTTGTTGTCCAATACCATCATCACCAAGGCAACGGTGATGGGAATTAATATCAGGGAACTGACGTAGGTACGCGAATAGGACAACCCGGAGTGGGTGTACATATACACCCAGGCCAACATCTGTCCGCACAAAAAGGCCAGCAGCAGCGCCATCAGCAGGGCTGAAAAGTCCGTGGGTAGCGGCGCTACATCACCAAAATAGAACCAGTCCGACATAAATTATTGCGTAAAATTAGTCATACGTACGACCGTAAAAACCGGTACTCGCCGAGGTTGGTCACACCGTCGACGTACTTCGCCGCGCCAACCTGACGCAGCCCGAATATTTGTACCAGGTCTTTAAACCAGTTTGGAAACCGGTTGGTAAATTTCAATTCGAGAATCAGGTCATTGCCAAAGACCAGCCTCGGATTGCTCATCTCCGGAGAGAAGGAAATGGTTTTGTGAGGCTCACTTCGCACTTGCCGGTCGATGGTCACCCTGATCTTGTTGGAGCCGTCGGCGACCCAGGCCTCCCTGAAATAGGCAACATGTACCTTGGGTTCTGCCTGCAGGTGGTTAATCAGTCTCGAAAAATCCAGCAGGGCGTCCATCTGCTCCCCGCTGGGATCCACCAGGCAGGAAGAGCCAGGGAGGAAGCCGCGGGCCACATCATCAGCGGCATGACGATGAACGATGGCGCGCTTTTTGGCAATGATCTTGTCGTGACGCCGCTTGATCTCAAAATATAGCGGAGCGTCTTCCAT
Proteins encoded in this region:
- a CDS encoding biotin/lipoyl-binding protein, coding for MAENFDKIPVPPSRKWREMRVRILPFLIFALVALVVAYLWKDRVDAANMVGYVVGQQAEIRSPQNGSLADISVRPFDTVSAGDQIGRLITTDPRIVEAELSVVLAEIELIRLSMDPIADQQRNLLNYESLQMDLMENRARLGIAEIRKQAAEREYRRLQDLHERGLASDEQLEQSQTGFLTLQEEVEKIGELVDRMENRLAGIDLEDLMAVWKEEDPRAAAIEVQRRTIDRIRAEMMPITLHAPVSGQISAVYGTSGEYVDRGDTIAIIRSPKPDYILAHLRHPLVTTPEPGMEVLVRKQDRQRSETVMRIAEVGVHMETIQHMSSLFPDQPFETTGLPVRVALNHELDLIPGEVVDMRLLVR
- a CDS encoding DUF4956 domain-containing protein, whose translation is MSDWFYFGDVAPLPTDFSALLMALLLAFLCGQMLAWVYMYTHSGLSYSRTYVSSLILIPITVALVMMVLDNNLVTAFSLMAVFAIVRFRNIVRDTLDTVYILSLIVIGMACGTQKYSTALIGTLVASMVLFYLWFTSFGARQRYDLILNLHWADSLKKLPGLQHLLERHALKIQMASQRSGHDEEGADLSYRLLLRDPDRVHDLLSDLQANASISRVTTMKAEEESEV
- a CDS encoding polyphosphate polymerase domain-containing protein — encoded protein: MGIDTIQRQRFEHKYVINENVALGIRDFLSSYLDIDSYGATQPNLSYPVHSLYFDSPGMRTYQNTINGDRNRYKLRVRFYEQMEDAPLYFEIKRRHDKIIAKKRAIVHRHAADDVARGFLPGSSCLVDPSGEQMDALLDFSRLINHLQAEPKVHVAYFREAWVADGSNKIRVTIDRQVRSEPHKTISFSPEMSNPRLVFGNDLILELKFTNRFPNWFKDLVQIFGLRQVGAAKYVDGVTNLGEYRFLRSYV